A stretch of the Bacillus sp. B-jedd genome encodes the following:
- a CDS encoding LLM class flavin-dependent oxidoreductase, which translates to MELGISTFVETTPDPDTGKVVSHAQRLREVAEEIVLADQVGLDVFGVGEHHREDFAASSPAVLLAAAAMQTKRIRMTSAVTVLSSDDPVRVFQDFATLDGLTNGRAEIMAGRGSFIESFPLFGYDLKDYDELFEEKLDLLLALQKSEKVTWSGKHRPSINNIGIYPRPVQNPLPIWIGSGGNQESVVRAGLLGLPLVLAIIGGSPLHFAPLVQLYWKAAEHAGHDLSKLKVASHSHGFVAEDTETAADKFFPPTQYVMNKLGQERGWGPYSRRAYDQARTLEGALYVGDPETVAEKIIFLRKKVGITRFMLHVPVGSMPHEDVMKAIELFGKEVAPRVREEVARWEAEQ; encoded by the coding sequence ATGGAATTAGGCATCAGTACCTTTGTGGAAACAACTCCGGATCCGGACACCGGAAAGGTGGTCAGCCATGCGCAGCGTTTGCGTGAGGTTGCTGAAGAGATTGTCCTCGCTGATCAGGTTGGCTTGGATGTATTCGGGGTCGGGGAGCATCACCGAGAGGATTTCGCCGCTTCATCTCCTGCCGTTTTGCTTGCTGCCGCGGCCATGCAAACGAAACGGATTCGGATGACAAGTGCGGTAACGGTCCTTTCATCGGATGATCCGGTTCGTGTCTTCCAGGATTTCGCCACACTTGACGGGCTTACGAATGGCCGGGCGGAAATTATGGCGGGAAGGGGATCATTCATTGAGTCGTTCCCGCTGTTTGGCTATGATTTGAAGGATTATGATGAATTGTTTGAGGAAAAGCTCGACTTGCTTTTGGCTCTGCAAAAGTCCGAAAAGGTGACGTGGAGCGGGAAGCACCGTCCTTCCATCAATAACATTGGCATTTATCCGCGTCCCGTCCAGAATCCGCTGCCAATCTGGATTGGTAGCGGGGGTAATCAAGAGTCCGTTGTCAGGGCAGGGCTGCTTGGGCTGCCGCTTGTCCTTGCCATTATTGGCGGAAGCCCGCTCCATTTTGCACCGTTAGTCCAGCTCTATTGGAAAGCGGCCGAGCATGCCGGGCATGATTTATCCAAACTGAAGGTCGCCTCCCATTCCCATGGGTTTGTCGCCGAAGATACGGAGACCGCGGCTGATAAATTTTTCCCGCCGACTCAGTACGTAATGAACAAGCTCGGCCAGGAACGCGGCTGGGGGCCTTATTCCAGAAGGGCTTACGACCAGGCCCGAACTTTAGAAGGCGCCCTTTATGTCGGTGATCCTGAAACCGTTGCAGAAAAGATCATCTTTTTGCGCAAAAAAGTCGGCATCACAAGGTTTATGCTTCATGTACCGGTAGGTTCGATGCCGCACGAGGATGTGATGAAGGCGATTGAACTGTTCGGCAAGGAAGTTGCCCCGCGTGTCAGGGAAGAAGTTGCCAGATGGGAAGCGGAACAATAA
- a CDS encoding aromatic ring-hydroxylating oxygenase subunit alpha has translation MIVEDHVLRNDWIVACKIEDVNDEPIQVMMMGERVVIFRNEKGIHAFKDLCIHRGAALSLGCVRDGNLVCPYHGWEYNSEGECTKIPQLPKGRSIPLKARAIKYACREAYGFVWVNLNNNNPEMFSYPQFSDESYRNILWGPQQVHAKPPRVVENFLDVGHLSFIHEGYLGVQEHPVIGDYEVHAEGGRIYSDEIAIFQPDPDGSGVAKDVYYTYEILRPLTVLFTKRDPDTDNKMTILLTILPVDESKSVAYGIMSFNYETGTTDQETIEFQDMIFSQDKPIVENQKPEDLPLDLQVELSLKCDRMSIAYRQYLKRIGVTLGTD, from the coding sequence GTGATTGTGGAGGATCATGTTTTACGCAACGATTGGATTGTTGCATGCAAAATAGAAGACGTAAATGATGAACCAATTCAAGTAATGATGATGGGTGAAAGGGTCGTTATCTTCCGCAATGAGAAAGGCATCCACGCTTTTAAGGATTTATGTATCCACCGCGGCGCCGCCCTGTCGCTGGGGTGCGTAAGGGATGGAAACCTTGTCTGCCCGTACCATGGATGGGAATATAATTCCGAGGGTGAATGCACGAAAATTCCTCAGCTGCCTAAAGGAAGGTCCATTCCATTAAAGGCGCGCGCAATTAAATATGCATGTCGGGAAGCATATGGGTTTGTGTGGGTAAACCTCAATAACAATAACCCGGAAATGTTCTCTTACCCGCAATTCTCGGATGAGAGCTATCGCAATATTCTTTGGGGCCCGCAGCAGGTTCATGCAAAGCCGCCAAGGGTTGTTGAAAACTTTCTCGATGTCGGCCATTTATCGTTCATCCATGAAGGATACCTTGGCGTGCAGGAGCATCCTGTCATTGGAGATTACGAAGTGCATGCGGAGGGCGGCCGGATTTATAGCGATGAAATCGCCATCTTCCAGCCGGATCCGGATGGTTCTGGAGTGGCAAAGGATGTTTACTATACGTATGAGATTCTTCGCCCGCTGACCGTCCTGTTTACAAAAAGAGATCCTGACACTGACAATAAGATGACGATTTTGCTAACCATCCTTCCTGTTGATGAAAGCAAGTCGGTTGCCTATGGCATTATGTCATTCAACTATGAAACCGGAACGACTGATCAAGAAACGATCGAGTTTCAAGATATGATTTTTTCCCAGGACAAGCCGATCGTCGAAAATCAAAAGCCGGAGGACCTTCCGCTTGATCTGCAGGTCGAACTGTCCTTGAAATGCGACCGGATGAGCATCGCCTACAGACAGTACTTGAAGCGAATTGGCGTTACCTTAGGGACAGATTGA
- a CDS encoding DedA family protein, with protein MVEKLNFIIEHYGYLGIIVLLIGGIVGLPIPDEVLLTYVGFNVFKGNLSYLPSLLSAFAGATGGISLSYWIGHKFGSPLLHKYGPKFHITEEKINYTGQLFNKIGPVLLLVGYFIPGVRHLSAYIAAINDYPYRKFAVFAYTGAFIWSFTFITLGRVLGKDWVKVRFFAEKYSFYLVIVIVLAAVVYLIWKKKSRK; from the coding sequence ATGGTTGAGAAATTGAATTTTATCATAGAGCATTATGGCTATCTCGGTATTATCGTTTTGCTAATTGGCGGCATTGTCGGCCTGCCGATTCCGGATGAGGTGCTTTTAACATATGTGGGCTTTAATGTCTTTAAAGGGAACTTATCCTACTTACCTTCTTTATTAAGCGCTTTTGCCGGAGCGACAGGCGGGATTAGCTTGAGTTATTGGATTGGCCATAAATTTGGTTCGCCATTGTTGCATAAGTACGGGCCGAAATTTCACATAACTGAGGAAAAAATCAATTACACAGGCCAGCTTTTTAACAAAATAGGCCCGGTGCTCCTGTTGGTCGGTTACTTTATACCGGGGGTGCGCCATCTTTCGGCCTACATCGCGGCGATCAATGACTATCCCTATCGGAAGTTTGCTGTCTTTGCTTATACTGGAGCTTTTATCTGGTCATTCACCTTTATTACGCTTGGAAGAGTATTGGGAAAGGACTGGGTAAAAGTCAGGTTTTTTGCGGAAAAATATAGCTTTTATCTTGTTATCGTAATCGTTTTGGCAGCCGTCGTTTATTTAATTTGGAAAAAGAAATCAAGAAAATGA
- a CDS encoding serine hydrolase domain-containing protein, whose product MKKTPLILALSAVMATGAIVPAFAEEGNQNPGPSIEQREGKAGFQKAHPVFSWDNPGPLSPVLHKGSIRGAGMVEKPLNEIDSYMDQMISEGAMPGAVAFVARRGHIVKHDAYGYAYKYEDDQFTESENPIPMREDTIFDLASISKIFTTTAAMILYEQGRFGLDDPVAKYLPEFAANGKENVTIRQLMTHTSGFAAWIPLYTQGTNREDRIDIVLKYPLSNQPGTKYTYSDLNMITLGVLIERLSGERQDEFVRNYITEPLGMKDTMYNPPASLKSRVAATEFQPWTGRGIVWGDVHDENAWALGGIAGHAGVFSTAGDLAKLAHMYLNDGRYGSEQILKPETVKMLIENQIPEFPGNDHGLGWELAQGWFMDALSEGSTLGHTGYTGTSIVVNRNNGTIAILLTNRVHPTRNTVTTNIARRQLARQVADAIPVRIPDGKAWFSGYGDKLNRSLLAEVELAEPAKLSFETWYRIEASADYGYLEWSVDGLNWERAKTFTSSSVDWVSEEAEIPAGAKFIRFTYTTDSSVNGRGWYVDKLKLVSKDGKPIELNFDGDGWKQRSY is encoded by the coding sequence ATGAAGAAAACCCCTCTTATTCTTGCATTGTCGGCTGTGATGGCTACAGGGGCGATCGTTCCGGCGTTTGCCGAGGAAGGAAATCAGAACCCGGGGCCATCAATTGAACAAAGGGAAGGAAAAGCAGGCTTTCAAAAGGCGCATCCTGTTTTTTCCTGGGACAATCCCGGTCCATTATCACCAGTATTGCACAAGGGATCAATCCGCGGAGCGGGGATGGTGGAAAAGCCGCTTAATGAAATTGATTCCTACATGGATCAGATGATATCTGAGGGAGCCATGCCGGGCGCGGTTGCATTTGTCGCCCGCAGGGGCCATATCGTAAAGCACGACGCCTATGGATATGCCTACAAGTATGAGGATGATCAATTTACTGAATCAGAAAACCCGATCCCGATGAGGGAGGATACCATTTTTGACCTTGCCTCCATCAGCAAAATTTTCACCACAACCGCAGCGATGATTCTTTATGAGCAGGGACGATTTGGCCTTGATGACCCGGTTGCGAAATATCTTCCTGAATTCGCCGCGAACGGAAAGGAAAATGTGACGATCCGCCAGCTGATGACCCATACCTCCGGCTTCGCCGCCTGGATTCCTCTATATACGCAGGGTACAAACCGCGAGGACAGAATAGATATCGTTTTGAAGTATCCGTTGAGCAATCAGCCGGGCACAAAATATACATACAGTGATTTGAACATGATTACGCTCGGAGTCTTGATTGAGCGGCTTTCCGGAGAGCGCCAGGACGAGTTTGTGAGGAACTATATCACAGAACCACTTGGCATGAAGGATACGATGTACAATCCGCCTGCAAGCCTGAAAAGCCGGGTTGCCGCAACCGAGTTCCAGCCATGGACGGGCAGGGGTATCGTCTGGGGAGATGTTCATGATGAAAATGCCTGGGCCTTAGGCGGGATTGCAGGCCATGCCGGTGTTTTCTCAACGGCGGGCGACTTGGCGAAACTGGCGCACATGTACCTGAATGACGGCCGTTATGGAAGCGAGCAAATCTTGAAACCGGAAACCGTTAAAATGCTGATTGAAAACCAGATTCCAGAGTTTCCGGGAAATGATCATGGCTTGGGCTGGGAGTTGGCGCAAGGCTGGTTCATGGATGCGCTCTCTGAAGGCTCGACACTTGGACATACCGGGTACACAGGCACTTCAATCGTTGTGAACAGGAATAATGGCACGATTGCCATCCTGCTGACGAACAGGGTGCACCCGACAAGGAATACGGTAACAACGAATATTGCCCGGAGGCAGCTGGCAAGGCAGGTAGCCGATGCCATCCCGGTTAGGATTCCCGATGGCAAAGCCTGGTTCTCGGGCTACGGGGATAAGCTGAACCGTTCCCTTTTAGCGGAGGTTGAATTGGCAGAGCCTGCGAAGCTGTCATTTGAAACATGGTACCGGATCGAAGCGAGTGCTGATTATGGCTATCTTGAATGGTCTGTCGACGGACTGAATTGGGAGCGGGCAAAAACATTCACCAGCAGCAGCGTTGATTGGGTCTCCGAAGAAGCGGAAATCCCTGCAGGTGCGAAGTTTATCCGCTTCACTTATACGACAGATAGTTCTGTGAACGGACGCGGCTGGTACGTGGACAAGTTGAAACTCGTTTCAAAAGATGGTAAGCCGATTGAACTCAACTTTGATGGCGACGGATGGAAGCAGAGGAGTTATTGA
- a CDS encoding ABC transporter permease: protein MIQLAFKRLWNRKLYSFAIFFSFIFLYILVPAVLELSSQAKLTVTQVIEDYGRGTYDILVRPSGTRTPVEQRFGMVEENYIGDSKGGISINEWEEIKKNPLIEVAAPVASVGYFSGKRLSVSLPQLTESTRFTWQFVTSDGLKKYPLNVPTSLVYFKESTPGNIQYLKNMDKGDTASGGGMEIMFPSSHHLLVGIDPESESKITKIDFSGFNNEMEKKDLEIFRKNFGNVPIIKVLQRKDITIPIFLNLTTESLDIEINNYRKKLGINLDEWLMAANGQSIKLVLEELTNLKAKETKQFNINLSPFQRPFDGTAVFLNEKFEAEEATDYVSDRGFTSVYYTSSKQNYIINNNQIKVNILDHGPPPSYKEVQRQGASLYDSFDAPFIIEQVGFFAPELNISKDLASSPLGIYTTSETKDINGISLTPTTVPGSFIPQPAGGLTTLDAAEIIKGKKPIDAIRIKVAGITKYNTNAQNKIEQVATNLLKKGYEVDIVAGSSFKKVELDVEGIGTVIAPWTTLGVAQELSKKWDFLSLITVIFFTFFGFVWLIARLTFEKNAYLKENELLSLIGWQKSEIFWKNCLEQYIIQTSSLLIATIVLTTLKAEPRSFFISFILWVFSIIFITLLLSKKTSIRTRASEYPWLPAIVHYRRFIIPTMIVLALSLILIAIQVSNIGFIAEQSSLTALGEFTVNKTFWLSIGILVTTVILSAMSVGECLTTLLNSRASEFHLYKLLGWTKKQIFRHFSTEVFIWSGAALAGSIISSILILFFLKVSMKWIAFGSAGGLLIVSSLIFLLLIKSTKEVMTDV from the coding sequence ATGATTCAGCTTGCCTTTAAAAGATTATGGAACCGAAAGCTTTATTCATTTGCAATCTTTTTTTCTTTTATTTTTTTATATATTTTAGTCCCCGCTGTTCTGGAATTATCCAGTCAGGCAAAATTAACTGTCACCCAGGTAATTGAAGATTACGGAAGAGGTACATATGATATTTTAGTTCGCCCGTCAGGTACAAGAACACCAGTTGAACAGAGATTTGGAATGGTTGAGGAAAATTATATTGGAGATAGCAAAGGCGGTATCAGTATAAATGAATGGGAGGAGATAAAGAAAAATCCTCTAATAGAAGTAGCAGCACCAGTCGCTTCTGTTGGTTATTTCAGTGGAAAGCGCCTTTCCGTAAGTCTACCTCAATTAACTGAATCTACCCGTTTTACTTGGCAGTTTGTTACATCAGACGGTTTAAAGAAATACCCACTTAATGTTCCAACCAGTTTAGTCTATTTCAAGGAGTCTACTCCGGGCAATATACAATATCTAAAAAATATGGACAAAGGTGATACAGCATCAGGGGGTGGTATGGAAATAATGTTTCCCTCTTCCCATCATTTATTGGTCGGCATTGACCCAGAAAGTGAAAGTAAAATAACAAAGATCGATTTTAGCGGCTTTAATAATGAAATGGAAAAAAAGGATTTAGAAATTTTTAGAAAGAATTTCGGGAATGTCCCTATTATAAAAGTACTTCAACGAAAAGATATTACGATTCCAATTTTTTTGAACTTAACGACTGAATCATTAGATATCGAAATAAACAATTACCGAAAAAAGCTTGGAATTAATCTGGATGAATGGTTGATGGCAGCAAATGGCCAAAGCATAAAATTAGTATTGGAGGAATTGACCAACTTAAAAGCGAAAGAGACAAAGCAGTTCAATATTAATTTATCACCATTTCAGAGACCTTTTGATGGTACAGCTGTTTTCCTAAACGAGAAGTTTGAAGCAGAAGAGGCCACTGATTATGTTTCAGACAGAGGTTTTACTTCCGTTTACTATACATCGAGTAAACAAAACTATATCATCAACAATAACCAAATTAAGGTAAATATTCTAGATCACGGGCCCCCGCCTTCCTATAAAGAGGTCCAAAGACAGGGGGCAAGTTTATATGACTCTTTTGATGCCCCCTTTATAATAGAACAAGTGGGATTTTTTGCTCCGGAATTAAATATTTCAAAAGATTTAGCCTCAAGTCCGCTTGGTATATATACAACTTCAGAAACAAAGGATATAAATGGAATATCTTTAACACCTACTACTGTACCAGGCAGCTTCATTCCCCAGCCGGCGGGTGGATTAACGACGTTGGATGCTGCAGAAATAATAAAAGGGAAAAAGCCTATCGATGCTATCAGGATAAAGGTGGCTGGAATCACAAAATATAACACAAACGCACAGAATAAAATCGAACAAGTCGCCACTAATTTATTAAAAAAAGGGTATGAAGTGGATATTGTTGCAGGCTCCTCCTTCAAAAAAGTTGAGCTCGATGTTGAAGGAATTGGAACAGTCATTGCCCCATGGACTACACTGGGCGTGGCCCAAGAGTTAAGTAAAAAATGGGATTTTCTAAGTTTAATCACTGTAATATTTTTTACTTTTTTCGGGTTTGTTTGGCTAATTGCCCGCTTAACTTTTGAAAAAAATGCATACCTAAAAGAAAATGAGTTATTATCATTGATTGGTTGGCAAAAAAGTGAAATATTCTGGAAAAACTGTTTGGAGCAATATATCATACAGACCTCATCACTTTTGATTGCAACTATTGTATTAACCACATTAAAAGCTGAGCCAAGATCTTTTTTCATTTCGTTCATACTTTGGGTTTTTTCAATTATATTCATTACTCTTTTATTATCTAAGAAAACAAGCATTCGAACCCGAGCATCAGAATATCCCTGGTTGCCAGCAATCGTACACTACAGAAGATTTATTATTCCAACTATGATAGTTCTCGCCTTATCGTTAATCTTAATTGCAATTCAGGTTTCAAACATTGGATTTATTGCTGAACAATCAAGCTTGACGGCGCTCGGTGAATTTACAGTGAATAAAACATTTTGGCTAAGTATCGGCATTTTGGTCACAACTGTTATTCTATCGGCAATGAGTGTTGGTGAATGTTTAACAACCCTTCTAAATTCAAGAGCATCGGAATTTCACTTATATAAACTGTTAGGCTGGACGAAAAAACAAATCTTTCGTCACTTTTCAACAGAAGTATTTATTTGGTCAGGCGCAGCTTTGGCAGGGAGTATTATTAGCAGCATCCTGATATTATTTTTTTTAAAGGTTTCTATGAAATGGATTGCCTTTGGATCAGCCGGAGGCCTCCTCATAGTAAGCTCATTGATATTTCTATTATTGATTAAAAGCACTAAAGAAGTAATGACTGATGTATAA
- a CDS encoding ABC transporter ATP-binding protein: MITIANVGKSFETSSHKTQILKNINAHFNNGIWTSIIGPSGSGKTTLLHTISGLLEPDQGDVLYNGVNIYDLTDRELRFFRRKNIGFVFQDYKLLPYYSVLDNVALPLLDEIPKKILYEKAKSVLKSVGMNDELYTRLPGGLSGGEKQRVAIARSLINEPKVLICDEPTGNLDIENRNLIIQLLLNLKRRGLTLIVVTHDTEVADNGDIQYKLHHGFLEMIAQAEVVE, encoded by the coding sequence TTGATTACTATCGCAAACGTAGGCAAGTCATTTGAAACCTCCTCTCATAAAACCCAAATCTTAAAAAATATCAATGCTCATTTTAATAACGGAATATGGACGTCCATAATAGGTCCTTCAGGATCCGGTAAAACAACTCTTCTCCATACAATTTCCGGCTTACTTGAACCGGATCAAGGTGATGTGCTTTATAACGGAGTCAACATTTATGATTTAACTGATAGAGAACTTCGATTCTTTCGAAGAAAGAATATAGGATTTGTATTTCAAGATTATAAACTTCTTCCATACTACTCTGTATTGGATAATGTAGCTTTACCGTTATTAGATGAGATCCCAAAGAAAATACTTTATGAAAAAGCTAAAAGCGTCTTGAAAAGCGTAGGAATGAATGACGAATTGTATACCCGTTTGCCCGGGGGACTCTCTGGAGGAGAAAAGCAACGCGTTGCTATTGCTCGTTCTTTGATTAATGAGCCAAAGGTATTGATTTGCGACGAACCGACAGGCAACCTGGACATCGAAAATAGAAACCTAATTATACAATTATTATTGAATTTAAAAAGGAGGGGGTTAACTCTAATTGTTGTTACTCACGACACGGAGGTAGCCGATAACGGTGACATTCAATATAAATTACATCATGGATTTCTTGAAATGATTGCTCAGGCAGAGGTGGTCGAATGA
- a CDS encoding uracil-xanthine permease family protein, which produces MEPNGKNTNISVGIDEKISWGKAFLLGMQHVLAMDLYIAPIIIAGLLSLDTMNTTFFIQMCFLAAGVATLIQTIGGLRLPVVQGPSYVPIGALAAIGGKLGLGAVFGSLLPGALIIAVLGYPLKWFAKTVRKIIPPLVGGTVIVIVGISLMPSAFNSIYTAPGNVGHNVLIAFVSAAVLVTCILLGRKTKGYGTFFRLVSVILAIVIGTLTASYFSTVDFSAVKNASLFSLPSFFPFGKPVFDLQAILTMVFIYMIILIETTGTWFVVSTVTDSELDDKRLNRASLGEGLGCFVGSLFGGTPMTGYSSNAGIIAITGVASRMAVVAAGIILVGLGLLPKLSAVITCVPQPVIQGIFGVVCVAIVMNGLKVIQTIEIDDRNMIVIGVPILLTVGTMVLPKEILYSVPDFANYILSSGTAVGAIAVLLLNLIVPNERKTAVAKEA; this is translated from the coding sequence GTGGAACCAAACGGAAAAAACACGAACATTTCAGTAGGCATCGATGAAAAGATTAGCTGGGGGAAAGCCTTTTTGCTCGGCATGCAGCATGTTCTTGCCATGGACTTGTATATTGCGCCAATCATTATTGCGGGATTGCTTTCACTCGACACGATGAACACAACGTTTTTCATTCAAATGTGTTTTTTGGCGGCCGGTGTCGCGACTCTCATCCAGACAATTGGCGGACTGCGGCTGCCGGTTGTCCAGGGCCCTTCCTACGTTCCAATCGGCGCCCTTGCGGCAATTGGAGGAAAGCTGGGGCTCGGCGCGGTTTTCGGCAGCCTTTTGCCAGGAGCTTTAATCATTGCGGTTCTCGGCTATCCCCTTAAGTGGTTTGCAAAAACGGTCAGGAAAATCATCCCGCCACTCGTTGGCGGAACGGTTATTGTAATAGTAGGTATTTCTTTAATGCCAAGCGCGTTCAACAGTATTTATACCGCGCCAGGCAATGTCGGCCACAATGTGCTGATCGCATTTGTATCTGCCGCCGTTTTAGTAACCTGCATCCTTCTCGGGAGGAAAACAAAAGGCTACGGAACCTTTTTCCGTCTCGTGTCTGTCATACTGGCGATTGTCATTGGTACTCTTACAGCATCGTATTTTAGCACGGTCGATTTTTCAGCGGTGAAAAACGCTTCTCTGTTCTCACTGCCAAGCTTTTTCCCCTTTGGAAAACCTGTCTTTGATTTGCAGGCGATCCTGACAATGGTCTTTATTTATATGATCATCTTGATAGAAACAACCGGAACCTGGTTTGTCGTGTCAACCGTCACGGACAGTGAATTGGATGATAAACGGCTAAACCGCGCCTCCCTTGGTGAAGGGCTTGGCTGCTTTGTCGGTTCATTGTTCGGTGGGACGCCAATGACAGGTTATTCCTCGAACGCAGGTATCATCGCGATAACAGGAGTAGCAAGCAGAATGGCGGTCGTCGCCGCAGGAATCATTTTGGTCGGGCTCGGCCTATTGCCAAAGCTTTCCGCCGTCATCACGTGTGTGCCGCAGCCAGTCATCCAGGGAATCTTCGGAGTCGTCTGCGTCGCGATTGTCATGAATGGCCTAAAAGTCATCCAGACAATTGAAATTGATGACCGGAATATGATTGTTATCGGCGTTCCGATACTTCTTACAGTCGGAACGATGGTCCTTCCAAAAGAAATCCTGTACAGCGTTCCGGATTTCGCAAACTATATCCTTTCATCCGGTACAGCTGTAGGCGCCATCGCGGTGCTTCTATTAAATCTAATTGTTCCGAATGAGCGGAAAACCGCCGTGGCAAAAGAAGCATAA
- a CDS encoding exo-beta-N-acetylmuramidase NamZ family protein — protein MKRSLIAILTLILILSSLTAALANHDKGNGKSQDHKRFQLGAEALLKDHKDLIKGKRVGLITNPTGVDKNLTSIVDLLFNDPDVELTALYGPEHGVRGSAQAGQYVEYYIDEKTNLPVYSLYGKTRKPTPEMLENIDVLLFDIQDVGTRFYTYIYTMAYAMEAAKENNIPFIVLDRPNPLGGVKVEGPVLDASKYTSFVGNYAIPLRHGMTVGELAKLFNKEFNIGADLTVVEMKGWKRSMYFDETPFEFVMPSPNMPTLETALVYPGGALIEGTNVSEGRGTTKPFELIAAPFINADDLAAELNGLDLPGVKFRAASFIPTFSKHSGVLSHGIQIHITNRDAFQPVETGLHIVKTIHDMYPDKFQFRAPDSKGISFFDLLVGNGWIRQGIEDGKSVEEMKAQWEDELDQFMDVRDKYLIY, from the coding sequence TTGAAAAGAAGTCTGATAGCAATTCTGACACTGATCTTGATTCTTTCATCCTTAACAGCAGCATTGGCAAACCATGACAAGGGTAATGGCAAAAGCCAGGACCACAAGCGATTCCAGCTTGGTGCCGAGGCGTTGCTGAAGGACCATAAGGATTTAATCAAAGGCAAGCGGGTCGGCCTGATTACAAACCCGACCGGCGTGGACAAAAACCTCACGAGCATCGTTGACTTGTTGTTTAATGATCCGGATGTTGAACTGACAGCGTTGTACGGACCAGAGCATGGAGTAAGGGGAAGTGCCCAGGCCGGCCAGTATGTTGAATATTATATTGATGAAAAAACGAACTTGCCTGTGTACAGCCTGTATGGCAAGACGCGTAAGCCGACTCCGGAAATGCTCGAAAATATTGATGTCCTCCTATTTGACATCCAGGATGTCGGAACGAGATTCTACACGTATATCTACACAATGGCTTATGCGATGGAAGCCGCAAAGGAAAACAACATCCCGTTCATCGTCCTTGACCGCCCGAACCCGCTTGGCGGCGTGAAAGTGGAAGGACCTGTGCTCGATGCGTCGAAATATACTTCTTTCGTCGGAAACTATGCGATTCCGCTCCGCCACGGGATGACCGTAGGTGAGCTTGCGAAGCTGTTCAATAAGGAGTTCAACATCGGCGCGGACCTGACTGTCGTTGAAATGAAAGGCTGGAAGCGCTCGATGTATTTCGATGAAACGCCATTCGAATTTGTGATGCCGTCGCCGAATATGCCGACACTTGAAACAGCTCTCGTTTATCCGGGAGGAGCGTTGATTGAAGGGACAAACGTTTCTGAAGGCCGCGGAACCACTAAGCCTTTCGAACTGATCGCGGCGCCGTTCATTAATGCGGATGACCTGGCTGCGGAGCTGAATGGACTAGACCTGCCGGGTGTTAAGTTCCGGGCTGCATCGTTTATCCCGACTTTCTCCAAGCATTCGGGCGTCCTGTCTCACGGCATCCAGATCCATATTACGAACCGCGATGCGTTTCAGCCGGTCGAAACTGGACTTCATATCGTGAAAACCATTCATGATATGTATCCGGACAAATTCCAATTCCGCGCACCGGATAGCAAAGGGATTTCCTTCTTTGACCTTTTGGTTGGAAACGGCTGGATTAGGCAAGGGATTGAAGACGGAAAATCAGTCGAGGAAATGAAAGCCCAGTGGGAAGATGAACTCGATCAGTTCATGGATGTCCGCGATAAATATTTGATCTATTAA